From the genome of Triticum aestivum cultivar Chinese Spring chromosome 3B, IWGSC CS RefSeq v2.1, whole genome shotgun sequence, one region includes:
- the LOC123072502 gene encoding uncharacterized protein codes for MAFHLRSISLPSRPHVSETEVEQELHSLEASISSSNSISTMGDGLRSLANIYDALEEIICLPSNQVCSSQQRNMLDGEIEGSLELLDLCSSMQEIFVEMKGIIQQLQVSLRKGEDAASQTKIQSYTRLAKKAKKHFKKTAKKAPVACRIVMLLAKAREISVFLLESTLHLLSKQIEMPKQSLVSKAFHKKAAVCKEEQLSGLECSIRDLESGVGHLFRKLVQSRVSLHNILSS; via the coding sequence ATGGCTTTCCACCTAAGATCGATAAGTTTGCCTTCTAGGCCTCACGTCAGTGAGACCGAAGTCGAGCAAGAACTCCACAGCCTGGAAGCAAGCATCTCTTCCTCCAATTCCATCAGCACGATGGGCGATGGTCTCAGGAGTCTTGCAAACATCTACGATGCTCTTGAAGAGATTATTTGCCTACCAAGCAACCAAGTTTGCTCCTCCCAGCAGAGGAACATGTTGGATGGTGAAATTGAAGGTTCTCTCGAGCTGCTAGATCTCTGCAGCTCCATGCAAGAGATCTTCGTCGAGATGAAAGGTATCATCCAGCAGCTGCAAGTGTCTCTAAGGAAAGGCGAGGATGCAGCCTCTCAAACCAAGATCCAATCATACACCCGCTTGGCAAAGAAGGCCAAGAAACATTTCAAGAAGACCGCGAAGAAGGCTCCTGTAGCTTGCAGGATAGTCATGCTGTTAGCCAAGGCCAGAGAGATCTCTGTCTTTCTGCTGGAGTCCACACTCCATCTCTTGTCGAAGCAAATCGAAATGCCTAAACAGTCTCTTGTTTCCAAGGCATTTCACAAGAAGGCAGCTGTTTGCAAGGAGGAGCAATTGTCGGGGCTAGAGTGCAGTATCAGAGATCTCGAGAGCGGAGTAGGACATCTGTTCAGGAAATTAGTCCAGAGCAGAGTTTCTCTACACAACATCCTTAGCTCGTAG
- the LOC123072501 gene encoding pentatricopeptide repeat-containing protein At1g09900 has protein sequence MAAAFSSSSSSSSPSTAASAHHPFPFPAAPSPPIAHRLRLGIRLAASSRWVSRGRAPPERGAGAGNSIWVNPAAPSRPGQAGQKLRRLVQLGDLDSALRLLGASSPDAPAVVACNILIKKLCAQRRLADAERVLDALKAAGAADPVSHNTLVAGYCRDGRLADAERALAAAARSGAANVVTYTTLINGYCRSGRLADALALIASMPVAPDTYTYNTVLMGLCGARQWEDAEELMAEMVSNHCPPNEVTFATQIRAFCQNGLLDRALQLLDRMPGYGCTPDVVIYSTLVNGFSEQGRVDDAIELLNGMLCKPNTVCYNAALKGLCIAQRWEDVGELIVAMVRKDCLPNEATFSMLTSCLCQNGLVDCAMEVLEQMHKYGCRPDVVIYNTLIYSFSEQGRVEDALKLLNSMPCSPDVISFNAALKGLCRAERWDDAEELIGQMLREDCPLIEMTFNILIDSLCQSGRVNYAIEVFEQMPNFGCTPDIVTYSSLINGLSEQGLVESAIELFQSMPCKPDIFGYNAVLKGLCRAARWEDAGELISKMARKDCPPNEITFNILINSLCQKRLVDRAIEVFEQMPKYGSTPDIFTYNALINGFSEQGRLDDARKILSTMSCKPDAVSYNSALKGLCRAERWKEAEEVVAEMLRKKCPPNEVTFKYANRLFVPNRVT, from the coding sequence ATGGCCGccgctttctcctcctcctcctcctcctcgtcgccgtccacCGCGGCATCCGCCCACCACCCCTTCCCTTTCCCGGCCGCTCCAAGCCCGCCCATAGCCCACCGCCTCCGCCTCGGCATCCGCCTGGCCGCCTCCTCCAGGTGGGTGAGCCGCGGCAGGGCGCCGCCGGAGCGCGGCGCCGGCGCGGGCAACTCCATATGGGTCAACCCGGCCGCCCCGTCCCGGCCCGGCCAGGCCGGCCAGAAGCTGCGCCGCCTGGTCCAGCTCGGGGACCTCGACTCCGCGCTCCGCCTCCTCGGCGCCTCCTCCCCCGACGCGCCGGCCGTCGTCGCCTGCAACATCCTCATCAAGAAGCTCTGCGCGCAGCGCCGCCTCGCCGACGCGGAGCGCGTGCTCGACGCGCTCAAGGCGGCCGGCGCGGCGGACCCCGTCTCCCACAACACCCTCGTCGCCGGCTACTGCCGCGACGGCCGGCTGGCGGACGCCGAGCGCGCCCTCGCCGCGGCGGCCCGCTCCGGGGCCGCCAACGTCGTCACCTACACCACGCTCATCAACGGCTACTGCCGCTCCGGCAGGCTCGCCGACGCGCTCGCCCTCATCGCCTCCATGCCCGTCGCGCCGGACACCTACACCTACAACACCGTGCTCATGGGCCTCTGCGGCGCCCGCCAGTGGGAGGACGCCGAGGAGCTCATGGCCGAGATGGTCAGCAACCATTGCCCCCCGAACGAGGTGACGTTCGCCACGCAGATCCGCGCTTTCTGCCAGAACGGGCTGCTCGACCGCGCCCTTCAGCTGCTCGACCGAATGCCCGGGTATGGATGCACGCCTGACGTTGTCATCTACAGCACCCTGGTGAATGGGTTCTCGGAGCAAGGGCGTGTGGACGACGCCATCGAGCTGCTCAACGGCATGCTCTGCAAGCCCAACACTGTTTGTTACAATGCCGCGCTGAAAGGTTTGTGCATCGCTCAGCGTTGGGAGGATGTCGGAGAGCTCATTGTTGCAATGGTTAGGAAAGATTGCCTGCCAAATGAAGCGACATTCAGCATGCTAACCAGTTGCTTGTGCCAGAATGGGCTAGTTGACTGTGCAATGGAAGTCCTCGAGCAGATGCACAAGTATGGATGCAGACCCGATGTTGTCATTTACAACACGCTGATCTATTCCTTTTCGGAACAAGGGCGTGTGGAGGACGCGCTCAAGTTACTAAACAGCATGCCGTGCAGTCCTGACGTCATTAGCTTTAATGCCGCGTTGAAGGGTTTATGCAGAGCTGAGCGGTGGGATGATGCCGAGGAGCTTATAGGGCAGATGCTTAGGGAGGATTGTCCCCTAATTGAAATGACTTTCAATATACTCATTGATTCGTTGTGCCAGAGTGGCCGCGTAAACTACGCAATTGAAGTGTTTGAGCAAATGCCAAACTTTGGATGTACACCTGATATTGTCACATACAGTAGCCTTATTAATGGTCTTTCTGAACAAGGGCTTGTGGAATCGGCCATTGAGTTGTTTCAGAGCATGCCATGTAAGCCAGATATCTTTGGCTACAATGCTGTGCTGAAGGGTTTGTGCAGAGCTGCGCGATGGGAGGATGCTGGGGAGCTTATATCTAAGATGGCTAGAAAGGATTGCCCCCCAAATGAAATCACATTCAATATACTAATTAATTCCCTGTGCCAAAAAAGGCTTGTTGATCGTGCAATTGAGGTGTTCGAGCAAATGCCAAAGTACGGAAGTACACCTGATATTTTCACATACAATGCCCTTATCAATGGCTTTTCTGAACAAGGCCGTCTGGATGATGCCCGCAAGATATTAAGCACTATGTCATGCAAGCCCGATGCCGTTTCCTATAATTCTGCATTGAAGGGTTTATGTAGAGCTGAACGATGGAAGGAAGCAGAGGAAGTTGTGGCTGAGATGCTTAGAAAGAAGTGCCCTCCAAATGAAGTAACATTCAAGTATGCTAATCGATTATTTGTACCAAACAGGGTAACTTGA